GCCGGCTCAGGCGGGCACGGCGCTTTCGGCGTCCAAGCGCGCGATGCGCTCGGCTGTATCCAGTTTGGGGCAGGTGCTGCAATAGTCGCCGTCGCGCCTGCGGAAGTGATGGCAGCAGACCTGGCGGTCCACGGCGATGACCGGCAGGCCGTCGCGCTGATAGGCCAGGTAGCCGCTGCGGCCGGCGATGCCCAGCCGCGCCAGCCAGTCGGCCGCGGTCTCGCGGGCCCAGGCATTGGCGGCGGCGGGCTCGCCGCTGCGCGCGGCCAGCAGGGCCGACAGCACGCAATCGGCCTGCATGCAGGCGGCGGCGCGGGGATTCAGGCTCAAGACCTGGGTCAGCTCGCGGTAGAACGCGGCGCAGATCTGCCGCAGCTGGGCGGCGATGGCGTCCATGCGCTGCCGCAGGCAGCCGCGCAGCGGGTCGTGGCGGCCGATGCTGTAGCCGCAGATGAAGCCGTTGACGACCGGCTGGTCGAGCCGGCCCAGGTCGGGCGCGATGGCGCTGCGGTGCGCGGCGATCATGCCCAGGTAGACGGGCTGCCAGATCAGCAGGCCCCAGCAGCGCAGCGCCAGATAGTGTGGGCCGGCCTCGGGATGGCGCTCCAGCCACCAGTCGCGCAGGTCGCGGATGGCGGCGGCGTTGTCGGCGCCGGGACGGATGCCGGACGCCGGCCGAACGCCGTCCGGGGCTGCCGCCCGGCGGTCAGCCGCGCGTTGCGCCGGACTCCGGAACCCGCTTTCGAATCGCTCCTCGACCGGGTCCTCGACCCGGCCTTCCAGGCCCGGCACGAGGGTGGCGGTCAGCGCCAGCAGTTCATCCAGCTCGCGGCTCACCGGGGCCTCCTCACGCGGCGGCGCGGACGGCGTCCGCCTCGGCCTGGTCCAGCCAGCGCGGGCGGAAGCGCGCGATCGGGTTGACCAGGTTGGGGGCCATCTGGAAGCTGCCGATGGGATCGGCCAGGTTGACCATCTGCAGGTTGTTGGCCAGCTGCAGGCGGTTCAGGCACGAATGGATCATGTCCGGCGCGTACAGGTCGTACTGGCGGTACTTGGCCAGCCGCTGCGGATGCGCGTCCTGGTAGGCCGCGACGCGGCCGGCCACCAGTTCCCAGAAGGCGTCCT
The Achromobacter sp. AONIH1 DNA segment above includes these coding regions:
- a CDS encoding siderophore ferric iron reductase; its protein translation is MSRELDELLALTATLVPGLEGRVEDPVEERFESGFRSPAQRAADRRAAAPDGVRPASGIRPGADNAAAIRDLRDWWLERHPEAGPHYLALRCWGLLIWQPVYLGMIAAHRSAIAPDLGRLDQPVVNGFICGYSIGRHDPLRGCLRQRMDAIAAQLRQICAAFYRELTQVLSLNPRAAACMQADCVLSALLAARSGEPAAANAWARETAADWLARLGIAGRSGYLAYQRDGLPVIAVDRQVCCHHFRRRDGDYCSTCPKLDTAERIARLDAESAVPA